From a single Rutidosis leptorrhynchoides isolate AG116_Rl617_1_P2 chromosome 5, CSIRO_AGI_Rlap_v1, whole genome shotgun sequence genomic region:
- the LOC139847034 gene encoding protein NSP-INTERACTING KINASE 1-like, with the protein MGSQVKIGNLCFLIYFLWVLGFSNGLLSPKGVNFEVQALMGIKASLLDPHGVLENWDADSVDPCSWTMVTCSSESLVIGLGTPSQNLSGTLSPSIGNLTNLQIILLQNNHISGPIPPEIGKLKKLQTIDLSDNQFTNEIPSSLGHLTNLQYMRLNNNSLSGPIPQLVANMTQLAFVDLSFNNLSGPVPRFPSKTFNIVGNPIICQTGSEKPCYGMTLMPMSMTLNTTDQGPGTLPKPKRHKIALALSTSLGCIFLLIFGLALIWWRRRHNQEPFFDVKDRHHEEVSLGNLRKFQFRELQIATHNFSNKNILGKGGFGHVYKGQLQDGTCVAVKRLKDGGVAGGERQFQTEVEMISLAVHRHLLRLYGFCMTPTEKLLVYPFMSNGSVASRLKAKPVLDWGIRKKIALGAARGLLYLHEQCDPKIIHRDVKAANILLDDCCEAVVGDFGLAKLLDHQDSHVTTAVRGTVGHIAPEYLSTGQSSEKTDVFGFGILLLELITGQRAIEFGKAANQKGVMLDWVKKIHQEKKLDILVDKDLKNNYDRIELEEIVKVAMLCTQFLPGHRPKMSEVVRMLEGDGLAERWEATQGVESSSKFRTLELSSSERYSDLTDDYSLLGQAIELSGPR; encoded by the exons ATGGGATCACAAGTAAAGATTGGTAATTTATGTTTCTTGATATACTTCTTGTGGGTTTTGGGTTTTTCAAATGGCTTGCTTTCTCCTAAAGGTGTAAACTTTGAAG TGCAAGCTTTAATGGGTATAAAAGCCTCATTGTTGGACCCTCATGGTGTTCTTGAAAATTGGGATGCTGATTCTGTTGATCCATGTAGTTGGACCATGGTCACTTGTTCTTCAGAATCTCTTGTAATCGGCTT GGGAACACCTAGCCAAAATCTCTCTGGCACACTTTCACCAAGCATTGGCAACCTAACCAATCTTCAAATAAT ATTGTTACAAAACAATCACATTTCAGGGCCAATTCCACCAGAAATTGGTAAATTGAAGAAGCTCCAAACAATTGATCTTTCTGATAACCAATTCACCAATGAAATACCTTCTTCTTTAGGTCACTTAACAAACCTCCAATACAT GAGGCTTAACAACAACAGTCTATCAGGACCAATCCCACAGTTAGTAGCCAATATGACCCAACTTGCCTTTGT GGACTTGTCCTTTAATAACTTAAGTGGCCCGGTTCCAAGGTTTCCTTCTAAGACCTTCAA CATTGTAGGTAACCCTATTATATGTCAAACTGGATCTGAAAAACCATGCTATGGAATGACGCTTATGCCCATGTCGATGACTTTAAACACTACTGATCAAG GTCCTGGTACTTTGCCAAAACCAAAACGTCACAAAATTGCTCTCGCCCTTAGTACAAGCCTCGGTTGCATCTTTCTGCTCATTTTTGGCCTTGCCTTAATTTGGTGGAGACGAAGGCATAATCAAGAACCTTTCTTTGATGTCAAAG ATAGGCATCACGAGGAAGTTTCACTTGGAAACCTACGAAAATTTCAGTTCAGGGAACTTCAAATTGCTACACACAACTTTAGCAACAAAAACATATTAGGCAAAGGAGGTTTTGGGCATGTTTACAAAGGTCAACTACAAGATGGGACTTGTGTTGCAGTCAAACGGTTGAAAGACGGTGGTGTTGCTGGCGGCGAACGACAGTTTCAAACGGAAGTTGAAATGATAAGCCTAGCAGTACACCGTCACCTACTCAGATTATATGGATTTTGTATGACTCCAACCGAAAAACTTTTAGTCTACCCTTTTATGTCCAATGGCAGCGTTGCATCTCGTCTCAAAG CAAAACCAGTGTTGGATTGGGGGATAAGGAAGAAAATTGCATTAGGAGCAGCAAGAGGATTGTTGTATCTTCATGAACAATGTGACCCGAAAATTATACATAGGGATGTTAAGGCTGCAAATATATTGCTTGATGATTGTTGTGAGGCGGTTGTTGGTGATTTCGGTTTAGCGAAGCTTTTAGACCATCAAGATTCACATGTAACCACTGCGGTTAGAGGTACTGTGGGCCATATAGCACCTGAGTATCTCTCGACGGGTCAATCGTCTGAAAAGACTGACGTTTTTGGATTTGGAATCCTTCTACTTGAACTCATTACGGGACAACGTGCTATTGAGTTCGGTAAAGCTGCTAATCAGAAAGGTGTAATGCTTGATTGG GTGAAAAAGATTCATCAAGAAAAGAAGCTAGATATTTTAGTCGACAAAGATTTGAAGAACAATTACGATCGAATTGAATTAGAGGAAATTGTGAAAGTAGCAATGTTGTGCACACAGTTTCTTCCTGGTCACAGGCCAAAGATGTCAGAAGTTGTACGAATGTTAGAAGGCGATGGACTTGCAGAAAGATGGGAAGCTACACAAGGAGTTGAATCTAGTTCGAAGTTTCGTACACTTGAACTTTCATCGTCTGAAAGATACTCTGATCTAACAGATGACTATTCGTTGCTTGGCCAAGCCATAGAACTTTCCGGTCCACGATGA